The Brassica oleracea var. oleracea cultivar TO1000 chromosome C6, BOL, whole genome shotgun sequence genome includes a region encoding these proteins:
- the LOC106299306 gene encoding uncharacterized protein LOC106299306, producing MFFILIVAASSIGEELFYRVAVQGALSDMFLRGTQLMTDSRGMASLTGVFPPFVPFSQAFAAVITATLTGSLYFLAASPKDPIYIVAPVLRSRRDDFKKLLSGTSYFSFLLRIILFLRYRDLRSDIVLLKIVSVK from the exons ATGTTCTTCATACTCATTGTGGCGGCCAGTTCGATAGGAGAAGAGCTCTTTTACCGTGTTGCTGTACAG GGTGCTCTTTCTGATATGTTCTTGAGAGGGACACAACTGATGACAGATTCTAGAGGCATGGCATCTCTG ACCGGAGTCTTTCCTCCATTTGTACCATTTTCTCAAGCATTTGCAGCTGTGATCACCGCAACACTCACAGGCTCTCTCTACTTTCTTGCTGCTTCTCCAAAAG ACCCGATATACATTGTTGCCCCAGTCCTAAGATCACGCCGCGATGATTTTAAGAAGCTTTTGTCAGGTACTAGCTACTTCTCCTTTCTTCTTCGGATCATATTGTTTCTGAGATATAGGGATCTAAGAAGTGATATTGTTCTCCTAAAGATAGTTAGTGTAAAATGA
- the LOC106297348 gene encoding disease resistance protein TAO1-like: protein MGNGDKLNINERAFEGMTNLQFVRIEARLSHGLSYLSPKIRLLDWNYYPMTCLPSPVNVEFLVKLNMLHSKLEKLWEGIKSLRNLKRMSLSFSKNLKELPNLSTAISLKELHLDGCKNLLKLPPSIGSATNLQKLDLRGCSSLVELPSSIGKVTNLQEMNLRGCSSLVELPSSIGKVTNLREMNLTGCSSLVELPSSFEKAANLQRLYLKNCSNLMKLPSCIGNSTNLQYLDLRGCSSLVELPFYIGNAINLTGLNFSGCSSLVKVPASIENLKSLDSLVLSSCPSLKVFPEMSTNIRSLVLSGAAIEEVPSSIMRQYRLRQLILKGCKKLVSLPQLPESLSDLNVENCESLERLDCSFSKLYMKLNFANCLKLKKDARDLIIQSSGCYTHVLPGKEIPICFTHQANGGSLILKFNQRHFPSFLKIKACILLGCKSDTVIESWPYILVENEENDVEMLFEYSDDEDWGDEEKYRDKHVDKVSIYLGIRDKHNHVVMHTRKISDIYSPLTEHLYICKHFFYFEEDVTSHELFFEFSVWGDGKWVIKRCGVNNEAKEEIHEGNSSDCEANEEINEADVTSSGLFFELLTNDCGMDYGDCEAEDADVTTPVIFFEFLTNEAGEETNEGYCAERKKRKMV from the exons ATGGGGAATGGGGATAAACTAAATATAAATGAGAGAGCGTTTGAAGGAATGACTAATCTCCAATTCGTAAGAATAGAAGCGCGTCTATCACATGGTCTGAGCTATCTTTCTCCAAAAATTCGATTACTAGATTGGAATTATTATCCGATGACATGTTTGCCTTCTCCTGTCAACGTGGAGTTCCTTGTGAAGTTAAACATGTTGCACAGCAAGCTTGAAAAGTTGTGGGAAGGAATTAAA TCGCTTCGAAATCTCAAGCGGATGAGTTTGAGTTTTTCGAAAAACTTGAAGGAGCTTCCTAATTTGTCAACTGCCATTAGTCTCAAAGAATTACATCTTGATGGATGTAAGAATCTGTTGAAACTTCCACCTTCTATTGGGAGTGCAACTAATCTCCAAAAACTGGATCTTAGAGGTTGCTCAAGTCTGGTGGAACTTCCTTCTTCTATTGGAAAAGTAACTAATCTCCAAGAAATGAATCTTAGGGGTTGCTCAAGTCTTGTGGAACTTCCTTCTTCTATTGGAAAAGTAACTAATCTCCGAGAAATGAATCTTACGGGTTGCTCAAGTCTGGTGGAACTTCCTTCTTCTTTTGAGAAAGCAGCTAATCTCCAAAGATTATATCTTAAAAATTGCTCAAATCTGATGAAGCTGCCTTCTTGTATTGGAAATTCAACTAATCTCCAATATTTAGATCTCAGGGGTTGTTCAAGTCTGGTGGAGCTACCTTTCTATATTGGAAACGCCATTAATCTCACTGGTTTAAATTTTAGTGGATGCTCAAGTTTAGTGAAAGTACCAGCCTCTATTGAAAATTTGAAATCTTTGGATAGTCTTGTTCTTAGTAGCTGCCCATCCTTAAAAGTTTTTCCTGAGATGTCCACAAACATAAGGTCTCTTGTTCTCAGCGGAGCTGCAATAGAAGAAGTGCCTTCATCAATCATGAGGCAGTATCGTCTTCGTCAACTTATACTAAAGGGATGCAAAAAGCTCGTGTCGCTCCCACAGCTTCCAGAATCCTTATCAGATCTAAATGTGGAAAATTGTGAGTCTCTAGAGAGGCTAGATTGCTCCTTCAGCAAACTTTATATGAAACTCAATTTCGCAAACTGCTTGAAACTGAAGAAAGATGCTAGAGATCTCATCATCCAGTCATCTGGCTGTTACACCCATGTCTTGCCCGGCAAAGAAATACCTATCTGCTTCACTCATCAAGCTAATGGAGGTTCCCTAATATTGAAGTTCAACCAAAGGCATTTCCCTTCTTTCTTGAAAATTAAGGCTTGCATTTTGCTGGGTTGTAAGAGTGACACTGTGATAGAAAGCTGGCCATATATTTTGGTGGAGAATGAGGAGAATGACGTAGAGATGCTGTTTGAATATAGTGATGATGAGGATTGGGGTGATGAGGAGAAATATCGTGATAAACATGTTGATAAGGTGTCCATATATCTTGGGATAAGGGACAAACATAATCACGTGGTCATGCACACACGCAAAATCAGTGATATATATAGCCCTTTAACAGAGCATTTGTACATTTGTAAGCACTTCTTTTACTTTGAAGAAGATGTGACTTCGCATGAGCTTTTCTTTGAATTTTCGGTCTGGGGCGACGGCAAATGGGTTATAAAAAGATGTGGAGTGAACAATGAAGCCAAAGAAGAAATACATGAAGGTAACAGCAGTGATTGTGAGGCCAACGAAGAAATAAATGAAGCTGATGTGACTTCGTCTGGGCTTTTTTTTGAACTTTTGACAAATGATTGTGGGATGGATTATGGAGATTGTGAAGCTGAAGACGCAGATGTGACTACGCCTGTGATTTTCTTTGAATTTCTGACAAATGAAGCAGGAGAAGAAACAAATGAAGGTTATTGTGCTGAGAGGAAGAAGAGAAAAATGGTGTGA